A single Rubrivivax gelatinosus IL144 DNA region contains:
- a CDS encoding acyltransferase — protein MRKITGLQIVCFSTIFAIVLALAGGGSWWLLRDLPLGRFSGVAIVAVAVLAFYLLSLLAYRLFLAVMPLQLGTLAPGSRAEFAAQVNILFYLMVFNSLVRTHFVPVPLMRLVYLALGARLGRDSYSAGALLDPPLTFIGDRCIVGHDAVVFTHVIEGDRFELHTVRIGHDVTIGAHAVVMPDVEIGDGAIVSVGAVVTKGSRIGPGEIWGGVPARRLSQRPPPKPPIP, from the coding sequence ATGCGCAAGATCACAGGCCTTCAGATCGTTTGCTTCAGCACCATCTTCGCGATCGTGCTCGCGCTGGCGGGCGGCGGCAGCTGGTGGCTGCTGCGCGACCTGCCGCTGGGCCGCTTCAGCGGCGTGGCGATCGTCGCCGTGGCCGTGCTGGCGTTCTACCTGCTGTCGCTACTGGCCTATCGGCTGTTCCTGGCCGTGATGCCGCTGCAGCTCGGCACGCTGGCGCCGGGGTCGCGCGCCGAGTTCGCGGCGCAGGTCAACATCCTGTTCTATCTGATGGTCTTCAACTCGCTCGTGAGGACCCATTTCGTGCCGGTGCCGCTGATGCGGCTGGTGTACCTGGCGCTGGGCGCGCGGCTCGGCCGCGACAGCTACAGCGCCGGAGCCCTGCTCGATCCGCCGCTCACGTTCATCGGCGACCGCTGCATCGTCGGCCACGACGCCGTCGTCTTTACCCACGTCATCGAGGGCGACCGATTCGAGCTCCACACGGTGCGCATCGGCCATGACGTCACGATCGGCGCCCATGCGGTCGTGATGCCGGACGTCGAGATCGGCGATGGCGCCATCGTTTCCGTCGGCGCGGTCGTGACCAAGGGCTCGCGCATCGGCCCGGGCGAGATCTGGGGCGGCGTGCCGGCGCGGCGCTTGTCGCAGCGTCCGCCGCCCAAACCGCCGATCCCATGA